The following are encoded in a window of Lacinutrix sp. WUR7 genomic DNA:
- the nadE gene encoding NAD(+) synthase, whose amino-acid sequence MQTEKVAHHIVNWLKDYALNAKVNGFVVGISGGIDSAVTSTLCAETGLDVLCIEMPIHQAASHVSRGQEHIKQLKARYKNIRDIKTDLTPVFEEFKTEVASDADKATVDMALANTRARLRMTTLYYHAGLYKLLVAGTGNKVEDFGVGFYTKYGDGGVDLSPIADLLKSEVYQIGEYLQVPDSIMNAAPSDGLFGDARSDEDQIGASYPELEWAMQMHDEGKTEDDFTGRQKEAFKIYKRYNSANKHKMVAIPICLISKDLK is encoded by the coding sequence ATGCAAACAGAAAAAGTAGCACATCATATAGTAAATTGGTTAAAAGACTATGCTTTAAACGCAAAAGTGAATGGTTTTGTTGTTGGAATTTCTGGCGGAATTGATTCTGCTGTAACTTCCACTTTATGTGCAGAGACAGGCTTAGACGTTTTATGTATTGAAATGCCTATTCATCAAGCTGCAAGTCATGTGTCTAGAGGACAAGAACATATCAAACAATTAAAAGCGCGATATAAAAATATACGGGATATAAAAACCGACTTAACGCCTGTTTTTGAAGAATTTAAAACCGAGGTTGCATCCGATGCAGATAAGGCTACTGTAGATATGGCTTTAGCAAACACAAGAGCTCGTTTACGTATGACGACTTTATATTATCATGCAGGATTATACAAATTACTAGTTGCAGGAACAGGAAACAAAGTAGAAGACTTTGGTGTTGGTTTTTACACGAAGTATGGTGATGGCGGTGTCGATTTAAGTCCGATTGCAGATTTATTAAAATCGGAAGTATATCAAATTGGCGAATATTTACAAGTTCCAGATTCCATTATGAATGCAGCACCAAGTGACGGATTATTTGGAGATGCAAGAAGTGATGAAGACCAGATTGGCGCATCGTATCCAGAACTAGAATGGGCCATGCAAATGCATGATGAAGGCAAGACCGAAGACGACTTTACAGGAAGACAAAAAGAAGCTTTTAAAATATATAAACGTTACAATTCAGCCAATAAACATAAAATGGTTGCAATACCTATTTGTCTGATATCAAAAGATTTAAAATAA
- a CDS encoding DUF6624 domain-containing protein, translated as MKKLIFLVIIGIFSSTVYSQIEKQNEKELDSLKTKLETLLMEDQLFRGFYQDVEKKFGQDSAELEYFWKVVEEQDERIEIEFIKILEKYGWLGINQVGRLANGALFSIIQHSSIETKEKYAPLMKESVLRNESQPIHYARLIDRILVNDKKPQIYGSQTTQNENGDTVFFEIEKPEFVNKRRKEIGLDGIEDFAKERGIEWKITQTEK; from the coding sequence ATGAAAAAATTAATCTTTTTAGTCATAATTGGCATCTTCTCATCAACAGTTTATAGTCAAATCGAAAAACAAAATGAAAAAGAATTAGATTCTTTGAAAACCAAACTCGAAACACTATTAATGGAAGACCAACTTTTTAGGGGATTTTATCAAGATGTTGAAAAGAAATTCGGACAGGATTCGGCTGAATTAGAATACTTTTGGAAAGTGGTTGAAGAACAAGATGAAAGAATAGAAATAGAGTTTATAAAAATTCTTGAAAAATACGGATGGCTTGGAATTAATCAGGTTGGGAGATTAGCAAATGGTGCTTTATTTAGTATAATTCAACATAGTTCTATTGAAACAAAAGAAAAGTATGCACCATTGATGAAAGAATCCGTTTTGAGAAACGAATCACAACCAATACATTATGCGAGATTGATTGACAGAATTCTCGTAAACGATAAAAAACCTCAAATCTATGGTTCCCAGACCACCCAAAATGAAAATGGAGATACAGTTTTCTTCGAAATTGAAAAGCCCGAATTTGTAAATAAACGAAGAAAGGAAATCGGATTAGATGGAATTGAAGATTTCGCAAAAGAACGTGGAATTGAATGGAAAATTACTCAAACGGAAAAATAA
- a CDS encoding DUF6090 family protein: MIKFFRKIRYDLMEKNKTGKYFKYAIGEIILVVIGILIALSINNWNEHRKQQKIEQEYLLSLQSEFNNNLDKINSSIKENETIRNGINGLLNLFDNEILDTVSDKYLNEKIFAVLGNQMQFKPSNGVLNDIISSGNLNLILNQKLRQRLASFDSSLEILKLQINFTLAVKENLKSIIYKEGSVRKLASKQLDFQTNSISKNINNKSLFNSVEFENYLIDYALLHKSAAGTNFLGGIKNEIETILIEIEQELNK; the protein is encoded by the coding sequence ATGATAAAATTCTTTAGAAAAATACGTTACGACCTTATGGAGAAAAACAAAACTGGAAAGTATTTTAAATATGCAATTGGAGAAATTATACTTGTGGTTATTGGAATTTTGATTGCACTTTCAATAAATAATTGGAACGAGCATAGGAAACAACAAAAAATAGAACAAGAGTATTTATTGTCTCTGCAATCGGAATTTAATAATAATCTGGATAAAATAAATTCATCAATTAAGGAGAATGAAACCATAAGAAACGGTATAAATGGTTTGTTGAATTTATTTGATAATGAAATCCTTGACACTGTTAGTGATAAATATCTGAATGAAAAAATTTTTGCAGTTCTTGGCAATCAGATGCAGTTTAAGCCTTCAAATGGAGTGTTAAATGACATCATAAGTTCAGGCAATTTAAATTTAATTTTGAATCAAAAGTTGAGACAACGGCTTGCATCTTTTGATAGCTCATTGGAAATTTTAAAACTTCAGATAAATTTTACTTTGGCTGTAAAAGAAAACCTGAAATCTATTATTTATAAGGAGGGTAGTGTTAGGAAATTAGCAAGTAAACAGTTAGATTTTCAAACCAATTCCATTTCAAAAAACATAAATAATAAATCGTTGTTTAATTCTGTAGAATTTGAAAACTACCTCATAGACTATGCATTGTTACATAAATCAGCTGCGGGAACAAATTTTTTGGGTGGAATAAAAAATGAAATTGAAACCATATTAATTGAAATTGAACAAGAACTCAATAAATAA
- a CDS encoding GNAT family N-acetyltransferase, with protein MENRNLKTFPILSTERLTLRQLSDSDVQEIFILRSDTLINKYLGRQPSKTLEDASKFIEKIKNNSLSYWAIAQKGNEKLMGTICLFDVSEEQKKCEIGYELLTEYQGKGIMREAAKKIIEYSIQTLGLKTIDAYTHKDNQSSTNLLKELKFKIADSIDITNSNLILFRLNIDTKNK; from the coding sequence ATGGAAAATAGAAATTTGAAAACCTTCCCTATATTATCAACTGAAAGGTTGACTCTTCGACAATTATCGGACAGCGATGTTCAAGAAATATTTATTCTTCGTTCTGATACTTTAATAAACAAATATCTTGGAAGGCAGCCAAGCAAAACATTAGAAGACGCATCGAAATTTATTGAGAAAATAAAAAACAATAGTCTTTCTTATTGGGCAATTGCACAAAAAGGAAATGAAAAACTTATGGGTACAATTTGCCTTTTTGATGTTTCAGAAGAGCAAAAAAAATGCGAAATCGGATATGAACTTTTAACGGAATATCAAGGAAAAGGAATTATGAGAGAGGCGGCAAAAAAAATAATTGAGTATTCAATTCAAACACTCGGACTAAAAACAATTGATGCTTATACGCATAAGGACAATCAAAGTTCAACCAATCTTCTTAAAGAATTGAAATTTAAGATTGCAGATAGCATTGATATAACAAATTCAAATTTGATTTTATTCCGACTGAATATTGATACTAAAAATAAATAG
- a CDS encoding class I SAM-dependent methyltransferase, producing MEDITKNTIDIFDVNAELYQSQYMNVDLYADTLDIFCEQLYKMESSILEVGCGPANVTKYLLNKRPDLKILATDLSEKMLELAKKNITNVEFKKLDFRDIESLGKKFDGMVCAFCVPYLSKNELEQFVSNSSEIIKENGVLYISTMEDENEKSEFKKASNGKGKSLFINYYTADYLIGILEKNNFKITELKRKVYRDKNENKVTDLIIIAKKTLHNTV from the coding sequence GTGGAAGACATAACTAAAAATACGATTGACATTTTTGATGTTAATGCGGAATTGTATCAAAGTCAATATATGAATGTTGATTTATACGCTGACACATTGGATATTTTTTGTGAACAATTATACAAAATGGAATCTTCAATTTTAGAAGTTGGATGTGGACCAGCAAATGTCACTAAATATTTATTGAACAAAAGACCTGACTTAAAAATATTGGCGACGGATTTATCAGAAAAAATGTTAGAATTAGCAAAAAAAAATATTACTAATGTTGAGTTTAAAAAATTAGATTTCCGAGATATAGAAAGTTTAGGCAAAAAATTTGATGGAATGGTCTGTGCTTTTTGTGTTCCCTATCTTTCAAAGAATGAATTGGAACAATTTGTAAGTAATTCATCCGAAATAATAAAAGAAAATGGTGTTCTTTATATAAGCACAATGGAAGATGAAAATGAAAAGTCGGAATTTAAAAAAGCAAGTAATGGAAAAGGGAAATCTTTATTCATAAATTATTATACAGCCGATTACCTCATTGGAATTCTTGAAAAGAATAATTTCAAAATAACCGAATTGAAAAGAAAGGTTTACAGAGACAAAAACGAGAATAAAGTAACTGATTTAATCATAATTGCGAAAAAAACGTTGCACAACACCGTATAA
- the gldB gene encoding gliding motility lipoprotein GldB yields the protein MKNIFLFLFLTLLCVSCKRDASMENEISKIDISVAIERFDLAFAHAKPEDLSTLKKAFPFMFSKKYVDSFWIAKMQDTLQLELNKEVEKVYPNLNLVEGEMKNFFQHMKYYFPEFKIPRLVSATSFVDYRNKVIVTDTISLISIDTYLGSDHPFYNGIQKYLAANFTEDQIVVDFASKYAENYIFPKQNKTFLDEMVYFGKQLYFKDVMIPFKTDAEKIGYTEEQLNWSKANEGQIWSYFVENELLFSTDPDLPNRFINPAPFSKFKLVEIDQESPGRIGQYIGWQMVRAYMKRNDVSLKEMLAKNADEIFNKSNFKPEL from the coding sequence ATGAAGAATATTTTTTTATTTCTTTTTTTGACGCTTTTATGTGTTTCGTGTAAGCGGGATGCAAGTATGGAAAATGAAATTTCTAAAATAGATATTTCTGTTGCGATTGAGCGATTTGATTTGGCATTTGCACATGCTAAACCTGAAGATCTTAGTACGTTAAAGAAAGCTTTTCCGTTTATGTTTTCTAAGAAATATGTAGATTCTTTTTGGATTGCCAAAATGCAAGATACTTTGCAATTAGAATTAAATAAAGAAGTAGAAAAAGTGTATCCAAATCTGAATTTGGTAGAAGGAGAGATGAAAAACTTCTTTCAGCATATGAAATATTATTTTCCGGAATTTAAAATACCACGTTTGGTTAGTGCTACTTCGTTTGTAGATTATAGAAATAAAGTGATTGTAACCGATACGATTTCACTTATTTCTATTGATACCTATTTAGGAAGTGATCATCCTTTTTATAATGGTATTCAAAAGTATTTAGCGGCTAATTTTACAGAGGATCAGATTGTGGTAGATTTTGCTTCTAAGTATGCCGAAAATTATATTTTTCCGAAACAGAATAAAACATTTTTAGACGAAATGGTTTACTTCGGAAAACAATTATATTTCAAAGATGTCATGATTCCGTTTAAAACAGACGCTGAAAAAATTGGCTATACTGAAGAACAATTAAATTGGTCTAAAGCGAATGAAGGACAAATTTGGAGCTACTTTGTAGAGAATGAATTATTGTTTAGTACCGATCCTGATTTGCCAAACCGGTTTATAAATCCTGCACCTTTTTCTAAGTTTAAATTAGTAGAAATAGATCAAGAATCTCCAGGAAGAATAGGGCAGTATATAGGATGGCAAATGGTACGTGCTTATATGAAAAGGAATGATGTGTCTTTAAAAGAAATGCTTGCTAAAAATGCCGATGAAATATTTAATAAATCCAACTTTAAACCAGAATTGTAA
- a CDS encoding alpha/beta hydrolase yields the protein MKKILLFTFFIINSTLYSQDKKIEIQEYKYVIDSIYSTNLKDYRTIKVFLPKDYSEKQKYPIIYTLDGKWMFEPTVSESKILMDFDVIPKSIIIGVFHKNRNEDLGINWNTGEFDKSSLNFYNFLNQELIPKINSTYSSSGFNTLVGHSNSATFCAKVLTQKEQPFNGFVALSQNLFGNQLQEYIEFTKKTFNNLVFYFVASGKRDATPRIESGMKLDSLFKINQNVNIKTQHSIYDADHSGIAGRGLNNGISHIFSEYKHYNDWNDKLIDSLLAKNISSVNFINEHSKKMKSIYGINFKVNQDDLSLMQAMTQNDNDIKSVQDYEIENFGKTKDFYATYAQFYEYSKSYDKALEYWSINLEKYYKENTSFFYYRRPIDLLNKKMKYPKKAIKFAEKWKEKAPEYSQNFNLKIAEITLESNLKKKVGLKAIREYLKNYNKESDTDLEKAKELEKKLKE from the coding sequence ATGAAAAAAATACTTTTATTTACCTTCTTTATTATTAATTCAACTCTTTATTCACAAGATAAAAAGATAGAAATTCAAGAATATAAATATGTGATAGATTCTATTTATTCTACAAATCTTAAAGATTATAGAACCATAAAAGTATTCTTACCTAAAGATTATTCGGAAAAGCAAAAATATCCTATCATTTATACTTTAGATGGAAAATGGATGTTTGAACCAACAGTTTCTGAATCAAAAATTTTAATGGATTTTGATGTTATTCCAAAGTCAATTATTATTGGTGTTTTTCATAAAAACAGAAATGAAGATTTAGGAATTAATTGGAATACAGGAGAATTTGACAAAAGTAGTTTGAATTTTTATAATTTTTTGAATCAAGAATTAATCCCAAAAATTAACTCGACTTATTCATCTTCTGGGTTTAATACTTTGGTTGGACATTCAAATTCAGCAACATTTTGTGCAAAAGTTTTAACTCAAAAAGAGCAACCCTTTAACGGTTTTGTAGCTTTAAGTCAAAATCTTTTTGGAAACCAATTACAAGAATATATAGAGTTCACAAAAAAAACATTTAATAATTTGGTTTTCTATTTTGTTGCTTCAGGAAAAAGAGATGCGACACCAAGGATAGAATCGGGAATGAAATTAGATAGTTTATTTAAAATTAACCAAAATGTAAATATTAAAACTCAACATTCAATTTACGATGCCGACCATAGTGGAATTGCTGGAAGAGGACTTAACAATGGAATTTCTCACATATTTTCAGAATACAAACATTATAATGATTGGAATGACAAATTAATTGACTCTTTACTTGCTAAAAATATCAGTTCAGTAAATTTCATAAATGAGCATTCAAAAAAAATGAAAAGTATTTATGGTATTAATTTTAAAGTAAATCAAGACGATTTGAGCTTAATGCAAGCAATGACTCAAAATGATAATGATATTAAATCTGTTCAAGACTACGAAATAGAAAATTTTGGAAAAACAAAAGACTTTTATGCAACCTATGCCCAATTCTATGAGTATTCTAAAAGTTATGATAAAGCATTAGAATATTGGAGTATAAACCTTGAAAAATATTATAAAGAAAATACAAGTTTCTTTTATTACAGAAGACCAATAGATTTGCTCAACAAAAAAATGAAGTATCCGAAAAAAGCTATTAAATTTGCAGAAAAGTGGAAAGAAAAAGCACCAGAATATTCTCAAAATTTTAATTTGAAAATTGCTGAAATAACTTTAGAAAGTAATTTAAAAAAGAAAGTTGGTTTAAAAGCAATCCGTGAATATTTAAAAAATTACAATAAAGAATCAGATACAGATTTAGAAAAAGCTAAAGAATTAGAAAAGAAACTAAAAGAATAA
- a CDS encoding IS110 family transposase produces the protein MKNYEEVVGIDVSKKTIDAYCYHGQLHKEFVNDLIGYKSLLKWVSKETQSSKVFYCFENTGYYSLKLALYLHGQGVVYVEESPLKIKRSSGIVKEKTDKLDSSIIARYAWLYREELSPSTVKSMSHLELGRLLALRDQLVRNNAGLKGTLKELKVLLSSPTTDSGCISLKRSIDYLSKQVKGIESRIKEIISGDDSMNKNHELLTSLKGVGLVVACQLIYHTGNFTRFDSWRAFSSYCGTAPFEHRSGTSIHRRKQCHYLGDRKMKSLLSMASVSAIQHDSELRLYYQRKLAEGKDKMLAINNVRNKLIARAFAVVKRGTPYVVLQQYAA, from the coding sequence ATGAAAAATTATGAAGAAGTAGTCGGAATTGATGTATCAAAAAAGACGATTGATGCTTATTGCTATCATGGGCAATTACACAAGGAGTTTGTTAATGATTTAATAGGTTATAAAAGTCTATTAAAATGGGTTTCTAAAGAGACACAATCAAGCAAGGTTTTTTATTGTTTTGAGAATACGGGTTATTACTCCTTAAAGCTAGCCCTTTATTTACATGGTCAAGGAGTTGTTTATGTAGAAGAAAGTCCATTGAAAATCAAGCGTTCATCTGGGATTGTAAAAGAAAAGACAGATAAATTGGATTCGAGTATAATCGCTCGTTATGCTTGGCTTTATAGAGAAGAGTTGAGTCCAAGTACAGTAAAAAGTATGTCTCATTTAGAGTTAGGGAGGTTATTAGCTTTACGAGATCAATTAGTAAGAAACAATGCAGGTCTTAAAGGAACATTAAAAGAGCTGAAAGTGCTTTTGTCCAGTCCAACAACCGATTCTGGTTGTATAAGCTTAAAACGAAGTATAGACTACTTGTCAAAGCAAGTAAAAGGTATAGAGTCTAGAATTAAGGAAATCATTTCAGGGGATGATTCTATGAATAAAAATCACGAATTACTTACAAGCCTCAAAGGTGTTGGTTTGGTTGTCGCTTGTCAGCTTATTTATCATACAGGAAACTTTACACGCTTCGATAGTTGGCGTGCGTTTTCAAGTTATTGCGGCACAGCACCTTTTGAGCATCGCTCTGGAACCAGTATTCACCGACGAAAACAATGTCATTATTTAGGAGATAGAAAGATGAAAAGTTTATTAAGTATGGCAAGTGTAAGTGCTATACAACATGATAGTGAACTACGATTGTATTATCAGAGAAAATTAGCAGAAGGAAAAGATAAAATGCTTGCTATAAATAATGTAAGAAATAAATTAATAGCAAGAGCTTTTGCGGTTGTAAAAAGAGGAACACCTTATGTAGTTCTTCAACAATATGCGGCTTAA
- a CDS encoding DUF6090 family protein: MIKFFRKIRQKMLTENKFSKYLIYAIGEIILVVIGILIALSINNWNQNSTRNKLEFEALKNLKEDFDFNLSELLRIDSVNTKNIKSCLIILNHTGKRYTEDFVLEKYLNDAAASPDYVAKNGFLNDLVSSGNLGLIKNNALRNLLSSWPTILDELTLRELASEKSDFALIDFIMKNGSWLNVDEVIGFNNSLNIKLPQSGFDIDNNQMLKLLEFENRIENQIMFFNIVKDRYKDCMDLNKEIIQLLESELKARK; encoded by the coding sequence ATGATAAAATTCTTTAGAAAAATCCGCCAAAAAATGCTGACTGAAAACAAATTTAGTAAGTATTTGATTTATGCTATTGGAGAAATAATTCTTGTGGTTATTGGAATATTGATTGCGTTGTCAATTAATAATTGGAATCAAAATTCTACTCGAAATAAATTAGAATTCGAAGCACTAAAAAACTTAAAAGAAGATTTTGATTTTAATTTATCAGAATTACTTCGCATTGATAGTGTAAACACAAAAAATATAAAGTCTTGTTTAATAATACTTAACCACACAGGTAAGAGATATACAGAAGACTTTGTTTTAGAGAAATATTTAAATGATGCCGCTGCATCGCCAGATTACGTTGCCAAAAACGGATTTTTAAATGATTTAGTCAGTTCTGGAAACCTTGGCTTAATTAAAAATAATGCTTTACGTAACCTGTTATCATCCTGGCCTACGATATTAGATGAATTAACGTTGAGAGAATTAGCTTCAGAAAAATCTGATTTTGCATTGATAGATTTTATTATGAAAAATGGTAGTTGGTTGAATGTTGATGAAGTCATTGGTTTCAACAACAGCTTAAATATAAAATTACCCCAATCTGGCTTTGACATTGACAACAACCAAATGCTAAAATTACTTGAATTTGAAAATAGAATAGAAAACCAAATAATGTTTTTCAACATAGTAAAGGACAGATATAAAGATTGTATGGACTTGAACAAGGAAATTATTCAACTTTTAGAATCTGAATTAAAAGCGAGAAAATAA
- the dnaG gene encoding DNA primase: protein MISKSTIDHVFETSRVEEVIGDFVQLKKSGSSFKGLSPFSEERTPSFMVSPVKQIWKDFSTGKGGNAVAFLMEHEHFTYPEAIKYLAKKYNIEIEETEQSNEQKEQANERESLYLVSEYASTYFQKVLLKTDKGKAIGLSYFKERGFTDETIKKFALGYSLDEWQAFTDEALKQGYKIEFLEKTGLTIVKGEKRFDRFKGRVMFPIQSMSGRVLGYGGRILTNDKKAAKYLNSPESDIYHKSKVLYGIYQAKQSIAKEDNCFLVEGYTDVIQFHQTGIHNVVSSSGTALTPDQIRLINRLTKNITVLFDGDAAGLRASLRGIDLILEQGMNVKICTFPEGEDPDSFAKQNTLEELSDYLREHAQDFIQFKASVLYEESKNDPIKKADTIRDIVNSIAKIPDRIKKEIYIQECSRIMDISEQVLFTTLAQITNKDVQETHKEASKQQTAFEVIKHEQPKKKVDVQYVLERKIIEILLLYGNKTEDFEDLVLKENDKNELILEPVKHQAKVFEKIYLDLQDDEMQFTNTQFKNLYYTIIDTLNQNPEFAIEQFVNTVEQDVANEISTILMDDERYSLSDWHSKNIFPKEKDQSIAQLVSETILSLRCFLIDQKVTEFMQQTLANRSEVNRSVLEEVKDYSSLKMLLSRKLSRVL from the coding sequence TTGATATCAAAATCCACCATAGACCATGTATTTGAAACCTCACGCGTAGAAGAGGTTATTGGCGATTTTGTGCAATTAAAAAAGTCGGGAAGTAGCTTTAAAGGTTTAAGTCCGTTTAGTGAAGAACGTACACCAAGTTTTATGGTGTCTCCTGTCAAGCAAATCTGGAAAGATTTTAGTACCGGAAAAGGAGGGAATGCCGTTGCTTTTTTAATGGAGCATGAGCATTTTACCTATCCAGAAGCTATAAAATACTTGGCTAAAAAGTACAATATTGAAATTGAAGAAACCGAGCAGAGCAACGAGCAAAAAGAACAGGCTAATGAACGGGAAAGTTTATATCTAGTTAGTGAATATGCGAGTACCTATTTTCAGAAGGTATTATTAAAAACCGATAAAGGAAAAGCTATTGGTTTAAGCTATTTTAAAGAACGTGGTTTTACAGACGAAACCATTAAGAAGTTCGCATTAGGTTACTCTTTAGACGAGTGGCAAGCCTTTACAGACGAAGCTTTAAAGCAAGGCTATAAAATAGAATTCTTAGAAAAAACCGGACTGACTATCGTGAAAGGTGAAAAACGCTTTGACCGATTTAAAGGTCGTGTGATGTTCCCAATACAAAGTATGAGTGGTCGTGTGCTTGGTTATGGCGGACGTATTTTAACCAACGATAAAAAAGCTGCCAAATACCTAAACTCTCCAGAGAGTGATATTTACCATAAAAGTAAAGTTTTGTATGGTATTTATCAGGCAAAACAAAGTATTGCTAAAGAAGATAATTGTTTTTTAGTGGAAGGATATACCGATGTGATTCAGTTTCATCAAACAGGAATTCATAATGTGGTTTCTTCTTCTGGTACTGCATTAACGCCAGACCAAATTCGGTTAATAAATAGGCTTACCAAAAATATTACCGTACTTTTTGATGGAGATGCTGCAGGTTTACGTGCTTCGCTTCGCGGAATTGATTTAATTCTGGAGCAAGGTATGAATGTGAAAATTTGTACGTTTCCGGAAGGCGAAGATCCAGATAGTTTTGCAAAACAAAATACCTTAGAAGAGTTAAGCGATTATTTAAGGGAACATGCACAAGATTTTATTCAGTTTAAAGCTTCGGTTTTATATGAAGAGTCTAAAAATGATCCTATTAAAAAAGCAGATACTATTCGAGATATCGTGAACAGTATTGCTAAAATTCCGGATAGAATTAAAAAGGAAATCTATATTCAAGAATGTTCTAGAATTATGGATATTAGTGAGCAAGTGTTGTTTACAACCTTGGCACAAATTACCAATAAAGACGTTCAGGAAACACATAAAGAAGCGAGTAAACAGCAAACCGCTTTTGAAGTCATTAAGCATGAACAACCTAAGAAAAAGGTTGATGTGCAATATGTTTTAGAACGAAAAATTATTGAAATACTACTGCTTTACGGAAATAAAACAGAAGATTTTGAAGATTTAGTTTTAAAAGAGAATGATAAGAATGAGCTGATTCTAGAGCCTGTAAAACATCAAGCAAAAGTTTTTGAAAAAATATATTTAGACTTGCAAGATGATGAAATGCAGTTTACTAATACGCAGTTTAAAAACTTGTATTATACCATTATTGATACACTAAATCAGAATCCGGAGTTTGCAATAGAGCAGTTTGTAAACACGGTAGAGCAAGATGTGGCTAATGAGATTTCTACTATTTTAATGGATGATGAGCGTTATAGTTTGTCTGATTGGCATAGTAAAAATATATTTCCAAAAGAAAAAGATCAGTCTATTGCACAGTTAGTTAGCGAAACTATTTTAAGTTTACGTTGCTTTTTAATCGATCAGAAAGTAACGGAATTTATGCAACAAACACTTGCCAACAGATCTGAGGTAAACAGAAGTGTCTTAGAAGAAGTAAAAGATTACTCTAGTTTAAAAATGTTGTTGTCAAGAAAACTAAGCCGAGTTTTATAG
- the gldC gene encoding gliding motility protein GldC, with translation MAKITSKIELNIELDENRVPEKLVWTAEDGGISEQEAKAMMLSVWDSKTQEMLRIDLWTKDMPVDEMKIFFHQTLVAMSDTFNRATQDEKMTATMKDFCDYFAEKLELKKD, from the coding sequence ATGGCTAAAATCACCTCAAAAATTGAATTAAACATAGAACTAGACGAAAATAGAGTTCCAGAAAAATTAGTATGGACAGCAGAAGATGGAGGCATTAGTGAACAAGAAGCTAAAGCGATGATGCTTTCTGTTTGGGACAGTAAAACCCAAGAAATGTTACGTATAGATCTTTGGACAAAAGATATGCCTGTAGATGAAATGAAAATATTTTTTCATCAAACATTGGTTGCTATGAGTGATACTTTTAATAGAGCAACACAAGACGAAAAAATGACTGCAACCATGAAAGATTTTTGTGATTATTTTGCTGAAAAATTAGAATTGAAGAAGGATTAG
- a CDS encoding response regulator transcription factor translates to MIKLLVVDHHPIIRKGLELLFLTSSNIQIVGTLDDGESIFEFLNKNKVDIIISEIDLPKLNGITALRRLNKEYPEVKVIMFSAQPEEVYAMNTIKAGASGYLCKTANIVTLKEAIIKVYSGGVYLSNDLAQRLAIGKRVNRSGNFYKKLSTREIEVLKLISSGRKNKEIASELAINEKTVSTYKARLMKKLNVTNIVDLINRAKLLEL, encoded by the coding sequence ATGATTAAACTGTTGGTAGTTGACCATCATCCTATAATTAGGAAAGGTCTTGAGCTACTATTTCTTACGTCGTCGAATATTCAAATTGTTGGTACACTTGATGATGGTGAATCCATATTTGAATTCTTAAACAAGAACAAAGTAGATATTATTATTTCTGAAATTGATTTACCAAAGCTTAATGGCATCACTGCATTAAGAAGGCTTAACAAAGAATACCCTGAAGTTAAAGTAATTATGTTTAGTGCGCAACCGGAAGAGGTTTACGCCATGAATACTATAAAAGCGGGAGCTTCTGGTTATCTCTGTAAAACGGCTAATATTGTTACACTTAAAGAAGCTATTATTAAAGTGTATAGTGGAGGTGTTTATTTAAGTAACGATCTTGCACAACGTTTAGCTATTGGCAAACGTGTAAACAGATCTGGTAATTTTTACAAAAAACTTTCTACTAGAGAAATTGAAGTTTTAAAACTTATTTCGTCTGGAAGAAAAAACAAAGAAATTGCTAGCGAGCTTGCTATAAATGAAAAAACAGTAAGTACGTATAAAGCGCGTTTAATGAAAAAATTAAACGTTACCAATATTGTAGACTTAATAAATAGAGCGAAATTATTAGAGCTATAA